The genomic stretch AAGtcatttgtgtttgattttgctTCCTCCATTTTACTATTATTGAACTGTGTAATAGATGGCTGCCTCATCTAAAATTCCCCCATCTGGCGGGTAAACAACACAATTTCAGGTTGAGAGACATGCACTGGAAACCTGTTTATGGTGCATTTGGATTGcgattaaaaagtgtttttcaaagtgagttttaaccaaaaaaaaaaacattaaattgataatttttctgatgttttttgatatgataatatcaaatttgatgatttttctgttcaaatataatttttataaaagcatCTGCATTCCGTTTTCAAACACTTGCATAATCATCATGGCATGCAGCTACAAGCAATCACATTTCCTAGAACACTCATTACAAAGGCTTAACTTACTAGACGAAGGAAGCAAAACAAGTGGGATTTATGACGATGATTTACACAAAAGATCAAATCCAGCTCTAGAGGAGCACAAATGCATATCAATTGAATAGAACTTACAAACGagtacttgttttttttttaatgtggctACAAGGAACATTTACATTCCAAATTTAAGAAACAGGTTAAGCAAACATACAATTTACGGAAAAGAAACCTTAGCTATGAACTGATCCAACACAACACAACAGTAGCAAGGCTCAACCTTAATTACACGTACAATTTCTAGGTGCATGCACAATTTCTCAGCAAGATGGGGTTGCGAATCTGGTTTCCACAGAGCTCTACTTGGGGATCTTTCGGTAAATGGAGAAGACTGAGAGCATGGTGAGCAAAACGAGCAGAACTGAAGCGAACAATGCAACTGCAATGGAGCTTCCAACATGTTGACAGAATTTATCATACACATTGCACACCTTGCCCCATCCTACATGACTGTTGCCCTTCAATCCGATATATCCCACGCCTCCGGCGGCACCGGTTGCCGAGGCTACTATTCCCAACATAAGCTGCaccatcaacaatattttttgcttATTGTTGTAGATGCGagttaatttatcattaaaactATAACATTATCTATGTTTATCACGGTTTTGTAGTTAAACTGAAGTGTAGATAGACATATCAAGTCAACTTAATCTTGAattagaagaaagaaaggaggaGCAAACGTATCctaaatgatataatttataacaaaatgGAAAGCTTACCACGTCCAACAAAGCCAAATGGAGCAAGAACCGTGTTGCACAAGCTGGCTTCAAGACTATTGAGATTGATGCTAGGGTTGTAAGGATGCCATACAAGCCGGCAACGGATAAGGCCGAGATAAAGTATCTGCACAGAATTATACGTATATTAATTTacattattctaaaaataaaaataaaaaacaaaacatttaacACTTGAccacaaatcaaacaaaaatatccgaaaaatattctaaaaatattgagTGGTCCCCGCCGCGTCCGTGAGGGAGCAGACATGGTCGTGTGGGACCTTTATCTTTCTTCTACGGCAATCATcgccttattttttattacttgtaGTGGCGGCTCACGTCAATTTTCTATCTAATCGTCGTTTAATCTCAAAGGTATTTTACGAAAGTGTTTTAGGGTTCACTAATACAGCTTATGGTGGATTccatatcttcttcttcttcttctttttcctttaatttaaaaataaattatagtttttattcagtaataaaaaatattttgaaacagTTTGTGCATTAGTcgagactaaataaaaaaacatatctagcattattttatttaattgaaatgttAAGCTTTGGATTTTTGAAGGACGTAGCCAAATTAGAATTTAAGCACCACGGCATTAATTAGAGACATAATAATTATGGTGAGAAACTTGAAgacatggattttatttttataataattcgaaaaataattaatctactTTATGAaccgttatttttaaaaacatgaaggTTTAATTATCTGGGAGGCAGCAATATATATCTCTTTCCAGCACTTCTTGGTGAGTTATTACAATATTCCATGCAATCAAAAACTTGAAGACAATTATTACTTaaggtttatataattattaattttagagtttataaaaaaaatcaaattaaaatgtaAGTTAATCCggacatctatattaataataataaaaaatatttaaaagaatatatctccaaaaaaaaacataaacaaaagaaaaggtgaacatcaaaatagctttttttttttttggtttcagatTAGAATAGCCGCCTTGTTTTACAGGTGGATTGACTAGAATAATTAACGCAGGCAATGAATTATTGAGAGCCTTTTGGACTTGGTGCACCCTGCCTCATTTATGAACATtacaagtattttaaaattggaAAATATGGTAatgatttgaaattcaaaatcttCTTGAAAAATCTAATCTGTAGGTTTTAAATTAACCtagtttgaataaaataaagttaaatttaaaagaaaaaacaggacAAGAAAAAAGTTTGAGCATGCACACCATGTCattattcaattaataaataagttatGGAAAGAGCACATgaaccatattaaaaaaccataacTCTTAATCAAATGCATGCATGCCTAAGTATTAATTcatggaaaaatattaattttgtgtttttactgAAATTATTGATGGAGTTTGTAATTAACTAAAAGTCTCGGCATGCTATGAAACTAACCATAAATCATGCTCGGTTTTTTTAGCTAAAGTTTAATACATGCAAGAAACCCACTTACATAAAGGCTGGGGAGTCGCTGAATTTAGCTTCGAGAGGAGcactaaaaggaaaaacaggCACAGGAACAATCTCCGTTTGCTTGGCAGTGACCATGACCACGACAGCAGTCACTGAGGCTGCAAACAATAAGACCCTGAGAGCAACATGAACAGAAGAATAGTTGGAACGGCGAGGAGGGGCTGCAAGTGCCTCCTCGGACTTGATGGATTCACGGTGGTCAGGCTTATCAGTGGATGCCATGAGGGTTTGGTTATACGGTGGCCGGCTAGCTATTATGGTTTGATCAATATGCAGCAAGCGATATGTTCAAGAGTGGTCGAAAGTTGATATTGTACAAACAAAGATGTGTCCTGTAagcatttatatattttattgtggtGGCTAAATCAAATGGGaatccaataaaaattaataattgattattaaatagataaaaactgGTTGGTGATACCGCCGCCACAGGTGATTTCaagaaaattgaattgaatggaTAGTTGACATTGAATGGTAAGCTGCCTAATGTGAACAAACTTTGGAGcatatttgttaattaaatcCACACCAAGACATGTTGATTTGAGAAATTGGTGATTCAGAATCTGACTTGTGCGGGTTTCAGGTAGAGCCAAAAGAAATTAGTGTTTGAAACCTGAAGTTTAATCTAAGTGGGTTTCAAGTTGAtgctgaaaatatattaatccaGTGAAATCATGTTCAGACTTGATCaagtcaataataataaaaaatattattttaattaattagtagaTTTTTAGAAATTTGTTGATGTTGATATAACATATGTACTTGTTTTCAcgtgttgtgttgttatttatttttgacccacagaaaattaagaaaaaaaaaagaaaatttaaaaatacaagaggaTACATATTTCGAAGCTCAGAAAATTATCCAGGTTAGCGATGAAAGATCAAAATAACAAGTGAAAAAGTTGAAAGACTAGAATGTACAAGATTGATAAAATTAGCAACCCAATTCTGATAGGAAAAAGATCTATTTAgtgagaatatttttatttagagtaATGGTTCAAATGcacaaattagaaataaaaaatcaagatgaaaatGACAATAAACTTCGGAGCTCATATTTGAGTCTAACGAGGGTTaaattaactataattaaaagtttttttgtcaattaaagGTGAATGTtccacaattaaaagaatatgaactaaaataaaaactgttagatcccaaattaaaaaccctaagtTCTAGAGATTTAACATAGACAATGTGTCATtcaacctctgtttatcttcttcattggCAATTCTAGATGATTAGGTTGGCACATTTTAAGAGCTCGTTGAGGATTGCTAAACAATCAAATTTGTTTTAGTATGATAAAAGTGTTAAAGTGTcaaatttgtttgaaatttgTTATGGGTTGCATTTCATGTTGTTGGGTTCAGATTTGAATATTCTTTCATGTTGTTTATTTTGTTCGTGTTTCATCTATTTTATATGCTAAATTTTCTTTGTAGTTAACTAAATTTTCTTTGTGGTTGCCAAAACAACTTCTGTAAATGCTCTCATTTGCTAAGCAAGTTGCTAGAAGTCAGAGTTGAAGAAGATGGTGGAATGTGTGTAACTTTTCCACTTGATATTTCCATGTTGTCGGTTATTGAGAACAAGCAACAAGAAGATTCACAGAAATTGGGATAGGAAACTAAACAAAGCTTTTATTCAAGTTTCCACAGACGACGCTACTAATAAAGTTGATAAAAACTTCAATGAATATCTGGATCTTTTTCCTCGCTGGTATTGACCAGACTTGTATTTTTATGGTTAGGGTTACctgtaaaataaaaactatatttcttaaatcagtttaagttttttttgttaagatgtTTATCAAAAGAGGATATATTTGTTTCTAACTTATTGGAGTCATGGTTCATTTAGAAAAccctttttatattcttaagtTTGAGAATAtcattcctctctctctctctctctctctctctctctctctctatatatatatatatatatatatatatatatatatatatatatatatatatatatatatataagaaaaaggtTCCCAGCTAGGCCACCAACCCCTGAGAATAGTAAAAGCACTGTCTTTCGAAATTGAAGAATCCAGATCACCTGTTCTGATCCAGATCAGCCACCGATCGAGACACGTTGCCTTTTCTTATTCTATTTGCTTCCTTTTTACGAAAATGGAGGAGCATTGCTTCTTTTTATAATCAATTGCCAGCAATCAACATGATACGATCGGAGACTATATTGCCAAAGCTTCCTGTAAAGAAGATATCAAGAAGATATTTGCCACCTTAccacctaatatatatatatatggtcacAAGACAAGTTGGAGCAATCATCttgagaattattattattattattattattatatattatggaGGGGAGGGGGCCGAAGTTTGGTTGTAAAGAAACCtcctgttgtttttctttttgttgaaatgCCAATTAATCACAGGATTTCCACAATCTCATTGCCTTCGAATTCCAAATCTCTTCCTTCAATTTATATTCattcttgattgttttttggattcgaatcttaaaatcaaacttttttcagaaaaaaatattattttccttGAATACACTAAGTTAATACGAAGAGTATAATATTCGTATaattatccattaaaaaaaacatttagtagTTGAAGAAGTGTAGAAGCTTATAAAAAATACCCATAACTGTAAGGGGGAAAAGAGGATATgtaaattgttttgaattttttttatcaaatctttACTTGCGAGCACAAAAAGCAATCGTTGTGTTTCAATCCTTCTTGTTAGTTGCTACACCAAAATGGATTTTCTTTAATGGGTTGTGTTTCAATAGttaacataaaatttttattttataaaaattaaaataatttgtttttcattcacTGAAATctgcttttcatttattttacatataaaaatttattttataatatatatttttaaaacctattttttaaaaccataaataaaaatatctttttaaaactataattgtagaaattatcacaataccaaacaaacaGATATACAATCATGCTTGAAAATACCATAAAAGAATATGCTCTTCTAATAACTTCTCTACCAAACTCAGAAGATCAAGATACAAACTTCAACAAACCAGTTAGCTACTTGTTGATGATAACCCCATTCCTAACTGAGCTTTAATGAATGTTTTAATCCAAATTATAGCATTAATAGTAACTTGTGTAGATCACCTATCTATTGACTGTGAAACATAGCATATCCTTTAATTCAACCTTCATcccaaattaattgatttttttaataatttatagcaATTTGATTTCGTGATCAACAACAGTGATGTAACATAAAACTTAAATCTTGACTTTTctaaagaaatatgaaaaaataagaaagattaTGGAAATTTCCTACATTCAAATTAGGGTAGAAAGGCTTTCACACGACCATGTTttgatggatgcatgcatggTTGACATTAAATATTctcattattttgttattattcagAATAATTCTGTCTTTTATACAAGAATATCTGAATATGTGATGGAAATAAAATTTGGAGagactttttagatttttttaattaaaatagcacagcaaattaaaaatattgatggaatagaataatttaaaaaataattagtcaAATAATACAGTGTCGAAGTATCTCAATTCTGATTTGCAGTACCTTATCCTTTCATGTTATGAAATCATGACGTGTCACAAAATTTAATCCTAACGTCGCTGTTATTAATATCGTGTTTTGTAAGAAATTCATCATTGAAAAACACGACATttacttatattttatatttcttgttttgaaaCCAAGGAAAGCGTAAACTATGATATattactaaaatattaaaatttctacGCTAACGGCCGGAAACAGCGGAGCTTTTATATGGAGCTGGTTCAGACAACTGTCGTTGGATGTTGATATCCTCCGTTCGTCCAGGCAACACGTGCGCGGCGGGCTGCTTGTATCTTTTTGGCAAGGCAAATGGCAAATGGCAAATGGCAAATGTCAAATCTCTCCCCGTAGcaaaaacaagataattttcttcaagataatatatatatatatattttcatgtggTGGAATACATTCGAAGTACTTCATGACTAAAAATGCTTGAAAATGTAATCAAAATGTGTGGATATTCTTAAAAATTTAGGATGAACATTGGTATAAAAATTTTATCGTTTGTAATTGCAATGATATGGTAAATCAAGAGATTGATATTGCTAATATAATGACCACTGGAggtttacatgatcgttaacttcaaggtTCGTGAGATTAGTCAAAGTACGTATAAAATGATCTAGGCacccacattaattaaaaaaattatgattgatttttttttttataatagaccAACTATATACGAAAACTTATTGGAGGggaaagatgaaattagaaaacaaaagacTTTTATAACAAGATTaaggaataaaatattttcttgaacattgataatagtttatttttataattttcaaataaaaagttgtCAATTTGCCTCATGGTTTGACAATGAGCGTGACCAAGTTTATATATGACATTAAATGTTTCCATGATtatctaatatttaaatattaatttatgtctttttaattaaatttggttataattatctaatttttaaatatttaagtaTGTATTTCTTATTAAATGTTGCCATaattatcttgtatttaaatatttttttgtctttttcattaAATGTTGATTAGTGAAATGTGAAACAAGTGTGTGGTTATGATGTGGCGGGGTTAAATAAATCCTTTGAATAGATATGCT from Populus alba chromosome 8, ASM523922v2, whole genome shotgun sequence encodes the following:
- the LOC118061038 gene encoding CASP-like protein 1D1, with the translated sequence MASTDKPDHRESIKSEEALAAPPRRSNYSSVHVALRVLLFAASVTAVVVMVTAKQTEIVPVPVFPFSAPLEAKFSDSPAFIYFISALSVAGLYGILTTLASISIVLKPACATRFLLHLALLDVLMLGIVASATGAAGGVGYIGLKGNSHVGWGKVCNVYDKFCQHVGSSIAVALFASVLLVLLTMLSVFSIYRKIPK